From the Kallotenue papyrolyticum genome, the window AATCGGACAAAAATCCGATCGTCCCCACGCACGTGGGGGTGAACCAGTTTTATCGCGTGGCATGGACTCGGGCTGCCCATCGTCCCCACGCACGTGGGGGTGAACCTAGCGTCCGATTAGGGAGACAAATCGGACGGTAATCGTCCCCACGCACGTGGGGGTGAACCGCGCTGATCGCCACGATGCACGGATTGCAACGCATCGTCCCCACGCACGTGGGGGTGAACCGTTGTAGACGCGCGTTAGATGCCGGTACTCACATCGTCCCCACGCACGTGGGGGTGAACCGGGCTTCAACTTCCAGGTCGACGACATCGACCGATCGTCCCCACGCACGTGGGGGTGAACCGAGCGCGACCGACTGGCCGCACTGGCCGATGATATCGTCCCCACGCACGTGGGGGTGAACCTAAAATTCACAGCTTTCGGCCCATGGCGAGCGCATCGTCCCCACGCACGTGGGGGTGAACCAACAACCCTCGACGGATGGCGAAATGTCACGCCATCGTCCCCACGCACGTGGGGGTGAACCGGCACGGGTCGTTTCCTTTCCAGAGCAGCCGCCATCGTCCCCACGCACGTGGGGGTGAACCAACCCCAGGGATTTCAACGACCATCGACATCTCATCGTCCCCACGCACGTGGGGGTGAACCGGAGACGCTGCTGGAGCGACTCTTCACGCTAGCATCGTCCCCACGCACGTGGGGGTGAACCGTTTGACAGTTTGACTCTGCACTGAGTCAAACTATCGTCCCCACGCACGTGGGGGTGAACCGCCCGTCTCCGATCAATGATCGGAGATGGTGCTATCGTCCCCACGCACGTGGGGGTGAACCTTGACCATACAGCTCCCCCAGGATCGACCAGATATCGTCCCCACGCACGTGGGGGTGAACCGCGGGTGGGCTTCCGCGCCTAAAGGCAAGCATCATCGTCCCCACGCACGTGGGGGTGAACCTGTCATCCAGGGGAATGAGTTTAACGCTCAATGATCGTCCCCACGCACGTGGGGGTGAACCGCGCGTGACAGATCGCCTTGACCCGCGTGTCGCATCGTCCCCACGCACGTGGGGGTGAACCGTTGCTTCCCAAACTTGGCATTGAAGCCGGGAATCGTCCCCACGCACGTGGGGGTGAACCGGCCTGTTCCTGCTCTTCTAGGAATTCGAGATAATCGTCCCCACGCACGTGGGGTGAACCTATCCCTCCTCCTGCCTCAGCAGGAGATGCTCGATCGTCCCCACGCACGTGGGGGTGAACCAAACTGTCCAGTCCGGCGGCGCTGCGTCTCCGTGGCGCTTCAACGATCAGAACGGTAGTACAATGCATGCCTGTCACCGATCTCCCGCGCACACCAACTGACTTCGCGGGACCGTGCTACGAAAGGTAGATAGCGTGACCGATGCACTCGCGTTGCTGCCTCCGATCGCCGCAGCCGGTCTGCTGCTGCGCGGGCATCGTCCTACGCTGGCCGCGCTGGTGGCCTACGTCTTTGGCCTGGCCCTGCTGGTTGCCTTTCCAACCCCTCTCGCACGCCTGCTGCGCGCCGAATGGCAGGCGTTGCTCACTGCCATCGAGGTCTGCGCTATTATCCTTGGCGGCATCACCTTTGATGAACTGACGCGACGCTCCGGCACGACCGTCAGCATCGGCGCCTGGCTGCGCGCGACGACCAGTGATGCCACCCACGCCGCACTACTGATCGTGCTGGGCCTCACGCCGTTCTTTGAGTCGATCACCGGCTTCGGTGTAGGCGCGGTGATTGCCGTCTCGCTGCTGCGCACCATTGGCTTTGGTGGCTTCAAGCTTGGCGCGCTGGGGCTGCTGGGACTCGTCACCGTACCGTGGGGCGCGCTCGCGCCGGGCACGTTGGTAGCAGCGCGGCTGGCGGATCTGTCCTTTCAAGCGTTAGGCATCATGAGCGCGGCGCTGTCGTTGCCGGTGTTTCTGGTGGCAGGCTGGACTGCGCTGATCCTGGCAGCCGGCTGGCTCACAACCCTGCGCCGCTGGTCACTCGTGCTGCGCGGCGCGTTGAGCCTCTGGCTGGGCATTCTCGCTGCCAACACGCTGCTGGGCACGCCCCTGGCGGGCGCACTCGGCAGCCTCCTCGCCATTGTTGCGCTGGCCTGGCCGCTCCGCACGCGGGGCATCAGCCGGCAGCAGGCGCGGGCCATGTTGCCCTATGCCGTGCTGGTGGCACTGTTGATCCTCGGGCGCGTAGCGGCGACACTGGTGGCAGCCTGGAGTGTGCGGGCTGCCGCGGTGCTGGCCAGCCCCATTCCGGCGCTGGCGCTCACCTGCGCCGGCCTGCTGTGGCATACCTATGAGCGCGATCGCTCGCACGCCTGGCTGATCACCATCTGGCAGCGTTGGAGGCCGGTCGCGCTGACAACCCTGCTGTTCGTACTGCTCGGCGGCGTGATGGTCGCTTCCGGCATGGCAACAGCGCTCGCGCGTCTCGTAGCCTCCTTCGGCCCGGCCTACGTCGGGCTGGCTCCCTGGCTGGGCGGCCTGGGCGGCTTCCTCACCGGCTCCAACACCGGTGCAAACGCGATGTTCGCGACCGCCCAGGCCCAGGCCGCGCGCGCGCTCGGTCTGCAACCCTTGCTGATCGTCGCAGCCCAGAACGTTGGCGCGGCGCTCTTCACCATGGCCTCACCCCCGCGTGTCAGTCTGGCCCTTTCGCTGCTCGATCCCGCCGAGCGCGATCGGCGTGTTGGTCACCTGGCGCTGTTGGTCGATGGGCTTGCCGCTGCCTTGCTCAGCCTGGTGCTGCTGGGCATCGCCTGACGCGCTAGGGCACCACCCCACCACGCGCAGGTCCAGCGCTATGCGCTCCGTGTCTCCGTGGTGCCCCTCCCACGATGCGCTGGCCTGTGACAAGATCGCCCTTCGTGGAGCTTCGGTCGCAGGCGAGCGTGCCCAGGCCGAAGCACCGCGCACTTTACGATCCGCCCGTCGTCGCCATGCGGGGGCAGGAGCATGCCTGCCCCCGGTTCTACCGCTCAGCGCGCACCGACGGTAGAACTGATGATCTCCGTCGCGTCGATCAGCGGCGTGGCGTTGCCGCCGTTGAAGACCGGCAACTTGCCGTCCCACTTCTGCATCTGGAGGTAGCGGATCACCTCCGGCGTCAGGCTCTCGGCCAGCAGCCGGTTGGCTTGCGCCTGCGCCTCGGCCTGGATGCGAATCGCGTCGGCCTCGCCCTGCGCCTGCGCGCGGCGGGCATTGGCCTGCCCTTCAGCGGTCACCTTATCCTGCTGCGCACGTACCTGGGCCTGCTCCAACTCATAGCGCTGGCGTTCGGCCTGCTGCTGCGCCTGGATCTTCTGATCCAACGCCTGTTGCAACTGCTGCGGCAGATGCACCTCGCGAATGCCAAACGAGATCAGCCGCAGGTGGCGACGGCGAAACTCTTCGCTGAGCCGCGCCGCGACTTCGTTGGTGATCTGCTCGCGCTTGCTGGAGGTGATCTCCTCCCAGCCATAGCGCGAGGCGACCAGCGGCACCTGCGAGCGCGTGTACTGGCGCACCACGCGCTCCTCCACCACGCTGATCGGCGCGCCGCCCCAATCCTGGAACAGTTCGCCGGCCTCCTCTTTGATCACCTGATACTGGATCACCACGTCTAGGTTGACCTGTTGGCCTTCGCTGCTCTGGACCTTGATCGAGTCATCGGTCTCGGCGCTGCCCTCACCACTGCGCTGTACCATCGAATAGGTTTGGATCGTCACCGGGTACTGCTGAATCGATTGGGTGAACGGGTTGATGAACTGCCAGCCCGGATCGAGTGCGCGCGCCGAAACACGACGGCTGACCTTGTCGAACACGATTCCGACATAGCCCGGCTCGATCGTGCGCCAGGCAGCGAAGATCAGCATGAACGCCAGCACGGCGATCAGCGCTGCTACCCCGAGGGTAAACGTTCCGGCAAGCCTGCGAGCTGCGCTCCGCGCACGCCCTGGACGCGCATCACTGTTCGTGGTCATGGTTGTGCTGCTCCTGATGATGTTGATGGTTGTGAGCGACGTTGCGGCGTAGATAGTCGGCCAGCGCCTCGAGCAACGGCGGCACCACACGCAGCGCCCACAGGAAGATCAGCACCGCGGCGAGCACGGCCACCGTAATTTCCAGAAATGTTGGACTCATACCATGTGTCCCGACGGTGATATGCCGTCACCGTATTCTACGTCGGCGCAGGGCACAGGTTGCGCCCTGCTGCCCATTGGCGTGCCCGACACGGGTGCAACATCACGGCGCGGCCCAGCGTCCTAGCCAGCGCACTGGCCGACAGGCATCGCCAAAGGAACGATCCATGCGTCTGATCCTGTACCTGGGCAAGGGCGGCGTCGGCAAAACTACGACCGCCGCTGCCACCGCCGCACGCGCAGCGGAATTAGGCTACCGCACGCTGGTGGTCTCGACCGATGTGGCCCACTCGCTCGCCGATGCGCTCGACCAACCGCTCGGCGCGCAACCCACGCCCGTGGCCGCGAACCTGTGGGGGCAGGAGATCAATGTCCTCGACGAGGTACGCCGCCACTGGGGCACGCTCCAGACCCACCTGCAACAGCTCCTCAAACGCCGCGGCGTCAACGAGGTGGCCGCCGAGGAGCTGGCGATCATCCCCGGCATGGAAGAAGTGGTCAGTCTGCTCCATATCCGCCGGCAGGCGCGCGCAGGCGATTTCGACGTGGTGATCGTCGATGCCGCGCCGACCGGCGAAACCGTGCGCCTGCTGACCATGCCCGAGGCCGTGCAGATGTACGCCGGACGGCTCCTCAGCTGGGATCAAGGCATGGTGCGCCTGGCGCGACCACTGATGCGCGCCATGCTCCCCAGCAGCGATGTGTTCGCGTCCTTGCCGCAGTTCATCGCCGAGGTTGAGGAGCTGCGCGCCACGCTGACCGACCCCGCCATCGCCTCCTACCGGCTGGTGCTCACGCCGGAGCGCATGGTGCTCAAGGAAGCGCAGCGCGCCGCTACCTACCTGGCACTCTACGGCTACCCCGTAGACGGCGCGGTGCTCAACCGCGTGCTGCCGCCCGACAGCGCGGGCGATGGCTTTTGGCAGCGCCTGGCGGCGACCCAGCAGCAGTATCGCCGCCAGGCGCACGAGCTGTTCGCGCCGCTGCCGATCTGGGAAGCACCCTACGAAGCGCGCGACCTGCGCGGCCTGGATGATCTGCGCGCTCTGGGGCGCGCCATCTTCGGCGCGGAGGATCCTACGCGCGTCTTTTTTCGCGGCACAACCCAGGAACTGGTCAAAGAGGGTGAAGAATACCGTCTGCGCCTGCCGCTGCCGCACGTCGAGCTGGACAAGGTCACCATGCTCAAACGCGGCGATCAGCTCTTTGTGGAGATCGGCTCCTTCCGCCGCGAGCTGATCCTGCCGCTGGTGTTGGCCGACCGCGAAGCCACCCGCGCCGTGTTCCGCAACGGCGTGCTGGAGGTGCGCTTCGGCCCGCCACCACCATCGGCCTGAAAGGCTGAAGCCATGCGCTGCATCGGCCGAGAGCTGGCCTGGAGCCGGCGCAATCTGTCAGAGACCGTCGCCCTAACCTGTCACGCCAGCGGCGCGCGCCTGCGCGAGCGGTAACGCCCCAACGCCGCTCGACGCACCCCTCTGTGCGCTGAAGCAGCCCGGTCAGCGGCCTGCCATAGCGGCGCTCGACCGCGTCCTTCGGCGCTATGGCCCGACCATCGAGATCGATCCCCTGCCACGCCAGTCGCGCTCCGCGCGCTGCCCGACCTGCTGCGCTCCACCGTCCTCCACCCCGGTGCCATCACCACACCTGCCGGCGCCGTGTTAACGTCGTATTAGAGTTGCAAACCACCCTGTCAACTACCTTGACAACAACGATATCAAGGAATAGAATGGTGATGTCAATGAGCTGCCGAGACGCACCTTAGCCGAAGCAAGCATCGAGGCGACGATGGAGTACAAGGACTACTACAAAATCCTGGGCGTGAAGCGGGACGCCAGCGCCGACGAGATCAAGAAAGCCTACCGTAGGCTGGCGCGCAAGTATCACCCTGACATCAATCCCGGCAACAAAGAAGCCGAGAACAAGTTCAAGGAGATCAACGAAGCCTACGAGGTGCTGTCCGATCCCGAAAAGCGCAAGAAGTACGATCAGTTCGGTAGCGAGTGGAGCCGCTATCAGCAGGCCGGCGCCACCGGCGGCTTCGACTGGTCGCAGTACGTCAACCAACCGGGCGGCGTGCGCATTGACTTCGGTCCCGGCGACTTCGGCGGCGTCAGCGGCTTCTCGGACTTCTTTGAGACGCTCTTCGGCGCGATGGGTGGGCGGCGCACCACCGGCTACACCGGGCGTGGGTTCAGC encodes:
- a CDS encoding ArsA family ATPase, with product MRLILYLGKGGVGKTTTAAATAARAAELGYRTLVVSTDVAHSLADALDQPLGAQPTPVAANLWGQEINVLDEVRRHWGTLQTHLQQLLKRRGVNEVAAEELAIIPGMEEVVSLLHIRRQARAGDFDVVIVDAAPTGETVRLLTMPEAVQMYAGRLLSWDQGMVRLARPLMRAMLPSSDVFASLPQFIAEVEELRATLTDPAIASYRLVLTPERMVLKEAQRAATYLALYGYPVDGAVLNRVLPPDSAGDGFWQRLAATQQQYRRQAHELFAPLPIWEAPYEARDLRGLDDLRALGRAIFGAEDPTRVFFRGTTQELVKEGEEYRLRLPLPHVELDKVTMLKRGDQLFVEIGSFRRELILPLVLADREATRAVFRNGVLEVRFGPPPPSA
- a CDS encoding L-lactate permease translates to MTDALALLPPIAAAGLLLRGHRPTLAALVAYVFGLALLVAFPTPLARLLRAEWQALLTAIEVCAIILGGITFDELTRRSGTTVSIGAWLRATTSDATHAALLIVLGLTPFFESITGFGVGAVIAVSLLRTIGFGGFKLGALGLLGLVTVPWGALAPGTLVAARLADLSFQALGIMSAALSLPVFLVAGWTALILAAGWLTTLRRWSLVLRGALSLWLGILAANTLLGTPLAGALGSLLAIVALAWPLRTRGISRQQARAMLPYAVLVALLILGRVAATLVAAWSVRAAAVLASPIPALALTCAGLLWHTYERDRSHAWLITIWQRWRPVALTTLLFVLLGGVMVASGMATALARLVASFGPAYVGLAPWLGGLGGFLTGSNTGANAMFATAQAQAARALGLQPLLIVAAQNVGAALFTMASPPRVSLALSLLDPAERDRRVGHLALLVDGLAAALLSLVLLGIA
- a CDS encoding prohibitin family protein, with the protein product MTTNSDARPGRARSAARRLAGTFTLGVAALIAVLAFMLIFAAWRTIEPGYVGIVFDKVSRRVSARALDPGWQFINPFTQSIQQYPVTIQTYSMVQRSGEGSAETDDSIKVQSSEGQQVNLDVVIQYQVIKEEAGELFQDWGGAPISVVEERVVRQYTRSQVPLVASRYGWEEITSSKREQITNEVAARLSEEFRRRHLRLISFGIREVHLPQQLQQALDQKIQAQQQAERQRYELEQAQVRAQQDKVTAEGQANARRAQAQGEADAIRIQAEAQAQANRLLAESLTPEVIRYLQMQKWDGKLPVFNGGNATPLIDATEIISSTVGAR